The following are encoded in a window of Peromyscus leucopus breed LL Stock chromosome X, UCI_PerLeu_2.1, whole genome shotgun sequence genomic DNA:
- the LOC119086631 gene encoding neural Wiskott-Aldrich syndrome protein-like yields MTSSVTKAMTSSPSGAMTSSPTPTARREGDREAPPPPPTPPPPHHGAGAGRRRRRRRRRTEPGSASTTATAATAATARPRPQPRGRHGLGDPADDPGDPIDPADLNDPALFSRGARGGLSLAGDCFFFWFPPPLPPP; encoded by the exons ATGACGTCATCAGTGACCAAGGCAATGACGTCATCACCCAGCGGGGCAATGACGTCGTCACCGACCCCAACGGCTCGCAGGGAGGGCGACCGGGAggccccgcccccccctcccactcccccgcccccccaccacGGCGCCGGCgcggggagaaggaggagaaggaggagaagaaggaccGAGCCCGGGAGCGCGAGCACCACCGCCACGGCCGCCACGGCCGCCACCGCGCGACCCCGACCCCAACCCCGAGGTCGTCA CGGCCTCGGTGACCCCGCGGATGACCCCGGTGACCCCATTGACCCCGCCGACCTCAATGACCCCGCCCTTTTTTCGCGTGGAGCCCGCGGAGGACTGAGTCTCGCgggtgattgtttttttttttggttccctccgcctctccctcccccctga
- the LOC114689008 gene encoding LOW QUALITY PROTEIN: neuroligin-3-like (The sequence of the model RefSeq protein was modified relative to this genomic sequence to represent the inferred CDS: inserted 3 bases in 2 codons; deleted 3 bases in 2 codons) — protein sequence MLPVWFADAGPAARAAYLAEQSEDCLFLNLYVPAGAPGANARKIADDIASPDRGDDEEVRDPGGRKPVMVYIHGGSYMEGAGNMVDGSVLASYGDVIVVTVNYRLGVLGFLSTGDQAAKGNYGLLDQIQALRWVEENVGAFGGDPKRVTVFGSGAGASCVSLLTLSHYSEGLFQKAIIQSGTALSSWAVNYQPAKYARALAEQLGCAGNAGNTHTRSSYVSSYVSSDPASSSWDSAEAVSCLRRAGWRELSRPRVTPAPYHVAFGPVIDGDVVPDDPQILMEQGEFLNYDIMLGVNQGEGLRFADGVGAAPDTYDAYGTYDPENPENTEKNHENTDYTDENTDENNDFRGRHGRRGDPDDAEDGDRGRRVDPDDTENRYRENRGRRVDLDNTDDDTENDYRDNHGRRGDPDTENPSRGHHGRRGDPDDTENRYRDNHGRRVDPDNTDDDTENDYRDNHGRRVDPDNDFRDSRDRRGRRVDPDTDTENDSWDHHGRRADPTDPERTYDDTYDDDDDGVSPAAFDAAIAAFVDRLYGDPGGDSGPRTALRETVKFMYTDWAASRVSSPGWRRRTLVALFTDHQWVAPAVATADLHARYGSPTYFYAFAHRCDPAGDPGDPGSDPAGSDPGSDPGDPGSDPAGSDPGDPGSDSRRPGSDSRDPGSDPRGGRRPAWADAAAHGDELPYVFGVPLLGPPSSSSSSSSADLFAACNFSRGDVMLSAGVMTYWTNFAKTGDPNRPVPQDTKFIHTRPNRFEEVAWTKYDPRGQLYLHIGLXPRVRDHYRATKVAFWLELVPHLHGLHDLFQYVSTTTXRTRPLQRPPPPPTPPPAPPTTPRDPPARAAAWRGGAASKLFHATRRPISPGHAQGGGHGPRRPRARVPRRPRRPGEDATVLIETKRDYSTELSVTIAVGASLLFLNILAFAALYYKKDKRRHETHGGSSSTGTGITGSPRVANLAAKPPAAVVTSPV from the exons ATGCTGCCCGTGTGGTTCGCGGACGCCGGCCCCGCCGCCCGGGCCGCCTACCTGGCGGAGCAGAGCGAGGACTGCCTGTTCCTCAACCTCTACGTGCCCGCGGGGGCGCCCG GAGCCAACGCTCGGAAAATCGCAGACGATATCGCGAGTCCTGACCGCGGGGACGAcgaag aggTGCGCGACCCCGGCGGCCGGAAGCCCGTCATGGTTTACATCCACGGCGGGTCCTACATGGAGGGCGCCGGGAACATGGTGGACGGCAGCGTGCTGGCCAGCTACGGCGACGTCATCGTGGTCACCGTCAACTACCGCCTGGGCGTGCTCG GCTTCCTGAGCACGGGCGACCAGGCCGCCAAGGGCAACTACGGCCTCCTGGACCAGATCCAGGCGCTGCGCTGGGTGGAGGAGAACGTGGGCGCCTTCGGCGGGGACCCCAAGCGCGTGACCGTGTTCGGCTCGGGCGCCGGGGCCTCCTGCGTCAGCCTGCTCACGCTGTCCCACTACTCGGAAG GCCTGTTCCAGAAGGCCATCATCCAGAGCGGCACCGCCCTCTCCAGCTGGGCCGTCAACTACCAGCCCGCCAAGTACGCGCGGGCGCTGGCGGAGCAGCTGGGCTGCGCCGGGAACGCCGGGAACACGCACACGCGATCGTCATACGTGTCGTCCTACGTGTCCTCGGACCCCGCGTCGTCGTCGTGGGACTCGGCCGAGGCCGTGTCCTGCCTGCGCCGGGCCGGCTGGCGGGAGCTGTCGCGGCCCCGCGTGACGCCCGCCCCGTACCACGTGGCCTTCGGTCCCGTGATCGACGGCGACGTCGTCCCCGACGACCCGCAGATCCTCATGGAGCAGGGCGAGTTCCTCAACTACGACATCATGCTGGGCGTCAACCAGGGCGAGGGGCTGCGCTTCGCCGACGGCGTGGGCGCCGCCCCGGACACGTATGACGCATACGGTACATACGACCCCGAAAACCCCGAAAACACGGAAAAAAACCACGAAAACACGGATTATACGGACGAGAACACGGATGAAAACAACGATTTCCGGGGCCGTCATGGCCGCCGCGGGGACCCGGACGATGCGGAAGACGGTGACCGGGGCCGCCGCGTGGACCCCGACGACACGGAAAACCGATACCGGGAGAACCGTGGCCGCCGCGTGGACCTGGATAACACGGATGATGACACGGAAAACGATTACAGGGATAATCATGGCCGCCGCGGGGACCCGGACACGGAAAACCCTTCCCGGGGTCATCATGGCCGCCGTGGGGACCCTGACGACACGGAAAACCGATACCGGGATAATCATGGCCGCCGCGTGGACCCCGATAACACGGATGACGACACGGAAAACGATTATCGCGACAATCATGGCCGCCGCGTGGACCCTGATAACGATTTTCGTGATTCCCGGGACCGCCGCGGCCGCCGCGTGGACCCCGACACGGACACGGAAAACGATTCCTGGGACCATCATGGCCGCCGCGCCGACCCCACGGACCCAGAACGCACATACGACGACACgtatgacgacgacgacgacggcGTGTCCCCCGCGGCCTTCGACGCCGCCATCGCGGCCTTCGTGGACCGTCTCTACGGCGACCCCGGCGGCGACTCCGGACCCCGCACGGCGCTGCGCGAGACGGTGAAGTTCATGTACACGGACTGGGCGGCGTCACGCGTGTCCTCGCCGGGGTGGCGTCGGCGCACCCTGGTGGCGCTCTTCACCGACCACCAGTGGGTGGCGCCCGCCGTGGCCACGGCCGACCTGCACGCCCGCTACGGCTCGCCGACCTACTTCTACGCCTTCGCGCACCGCTGCGACCCCGCGGGTGACCCCGGTGACCCCGGAAGTGATCCCGCCGGAAGTGACCCAGGAAGTGACCCCGGTGACCCCGGAAGTGATCCCGCAGGAAGTGACCCCGGTGACCCCGGAAGTGATTCCCGGCGCCCCGGAAGTGATTCCCGTGACCCCGGAAGTGACCCCAGGGGCGGGCGGCGCCCGGCCTGGGCCGACGCGGCCGCCCACGGCGACGAGCTGCCCTACGTCTTCGGGGTCCCCCTGCTGggccccccctcctcctcctcctcctcctcctccgccgaCCTCTTCGCCGCCTGCAACTTCTCGCGGGGCGACGTCATGCTCAGCGCCGGGGTCATGACCTACTGGACCAACTTCGCCAAGACGGG GGACCCCAACCGCCCGGTGCCCCAGGACACCAAGTTCATCCACACCCGCCCCAACCGCTTCGAGGAGGTGGCCTGGACCAAGTACGACCCCCGGGGCCAGCTCTACCTGCACATCGGCC CGCCCCGCGTGCGCGACCACTACCGCGCCACCAAGGTGGCCTTCTGGCTCGAGCTGGTGCCGCACCTGCACGGCCTGCACGACCTCTTCCAGTAcgtctccaccaccac acgcacGCGCCCCCTGCAGCGGCCTCCGCCACCCCCGACGCCGCCGCCGGCGCCACCCACCACCCCCCGGGACCCCCCGGCACGCGCCGCGGCCTGGCGGGGCGGCGCCGCCTCCAAGCTCTTCCACGCCACCCGGCGCCCAATTTCCCCGGGCCACGCCCAGGGAGGCGGCCACGG GCCACGGCGGCCCCGGGCGCGGGTTCCACGGCGGCCCCGGCGGCCCGGCGAGGACGCCACGGTGCTGATCGAGACCAAGCGCGACTACTCGACGGAGCTGAGCGTGACGATCGCGGTGGGCGCCTCGCTGCTC TTCCTCAACATCCTGGCCTTCGCCGCGCTCTACTACAAGAAGGACAAGCGGCGGCACGAGACGcacggcggcagcagcagcaccgGGACCGGGATCACCGGGTCACCACGGGTCGCCAACCTCGCCGCGAAGCCCCCGGCGGCGGTGGTGACCTCCCCGGTG